A section of the Gloeobacter violaceus PCC 7421 genome encodes:
- a CDS encoding ABC transporter permease → MKTSAFSPLRGILLTAPAVMYLLAFLAAPLALVAATSVLSRSPYGEVVFKFTADNYTRLFDPLYLNILLDSLTIAGATTAITLLIGYPLAWWMARVPQRVRSVALFAILVPFWTNFLIRIYAWILILRSGGLLEGLLAGLGLWRGSIEILYTPWAVLIGMVYEFLPFMVLPLYASLEKIDEAQLAAAADLGARPFQVFWRVVLPLGLPGLVAGSTLVFVPAMGMFAVPDLMGGARTLLVGNLIRNQFLVARDWPFGAAAAMVLVILTLGLLVLYTRFAEKETLV, encoded by the coding sequence TTGAAAACCTCTGCCTTCTCCCCCCTGCGGGGCATTCTGCTCACCGCCCCAGCCGTCATGTATCTACTGGCTTTCCTCGCGGCTCCCCTTGCCCTGGTGGCCGCTACGAGTGTGCTGAGCCGTAGCCCCTACGGCGAAGTGGTCTTCAAATTCACCGCCGACAACTACACCCGTCTGTTCGATCCTCTCTATCTCAACATCCTGCTCGATTCGCTGACGATTGCCGGGGCGACAACGGCCATCACGTTGCTCATCGGCTATCCGCTCGCTTGGTGGATGGCCCGCGTCCCGCAACGGGTGCGCTCGGTGGCGCTGTTTGCCATTCTGGTACCGTTCTGGACAAATTTTTTGATCCGCATCTACGCCTGGATCTTAATTCTGCGTTCTGGGGGACTGCTTGAAGGGCTGCTTGCGGGATTGGGGCTCTGGCGCGGTTCGATCGAAATTCTCTACACTCCCTGGGCGGTGCTCATCGGTATGGTCTACGAGTTTTTGCCCTTCATGGTGCTGCCGCTCTACGCCAGCCTCGAAAAGATCGACGAAGCGCAGCTCGCCGCCGCCGCCGATCTTGGCGCCAGACCGTTCCAGGTATTCTGGCGCGTCGTGCTGCCCCTGGGACTACCGGGCCTGGTGGCGGGCAGCACCCTGGTTTTTGTCCCGGCGATGGGCATGTTCGCCGTGCCCGATTTGATGGGTGGGGCACGCACGTTGCTGGTGGGCAATTTGATCCGCAACCAGTTTCTAGTCGCACGCGACTGGCCCTTTGGAGCGGCGGCGGCCATGGTGCTGGTGATCCTCACCCTCGGGCTGCTGGTCCTCTACACCCGCTTTGCCGAGAAGGAAACACTCGTATGA
- a CDS encoding ABC transporter permease, whose amino-acid sequence MSGRRALWLRLWAVAVFGYLYLPILVLVVFSFNSQKLNLRWQGFTLDWYRVLLADTRIQEAAINSLVVAGAATTTATVLGTLLALALARYRLAQPAELLLYIAIIVPEVVLGIALLIWFSQLGIAAGLVTVATGHVVLCTPFVALTVRARLSGYDRTLEEAAMDLGAREWTTFWRVTMPAIWPGVLSGALLAFTLSLDDYVLALFTAGPGATTLPLRIFSMVRFSITPEINALSTLWVVGVSLVLLVAQRFSRSIGVATKD is encoded by the coding sequence ATGAGCGGCAGGCGGGCATTGTGGCTCAGGCTGTGGGCCGTGGCGGTCTTCGGTTATCTATACCTGCCCATCTTGGTGTTGGTGGTATTTTCCTTCAACAGCCAGAAGCTCAACCTGCGCTGGCAGGGCTTCACCCTCGACTGGTACCGAGTGCTGCTGGCCGATACGCGCATCCAGGAGGCGGCGATCAATTCGCTGGTGGTGGCGGGGGCGGCCACCACCACAGCGACCGTCCTGGGTACGCTGCTCGCCCTCGCCCTGGCGCGCTACCGGCTTGCCCAACCGGCGGAACTGCTGCTCTACATCGCAATCATCGTGCCGGAGGTGGTGCTCGGCATTGCCCTGCTTATCTGGTTCTCGCAACTGGGGATCGCCGCGGGCCTGGTCACGGTGGCGACCGGGCATGTGGTGCTGTGTACACCGTTTGTCGCCCTCACCGTGCGTGCCCGCCTCTCGGGCTACGACCGCACCCTCGAAGAGGCGGCGATGGATCTGGGGGCACGCGAATGGACCACTTTCTGGCGGGTGACGATGCCCGCCATCTGGCCGGGCGTGCTCTCGGGGGCACTGCTGGCTTTTACGCTCTCGCTCGACGATTATGTGCTGGCGTTGTTTACCGCCGGGCCGGGGGCGACGACGTTGCCCTTGCGCATCTTCTCGATGGTGCGCTTCAGCATCACCCCGGAGATCAACGCCCTTTCGACCCTATGGGTTGTGGGGGTGAGCCTGGTGCTGCTGGTCGCTCAACGGTTCAGCCGCTCCATTGGTGTGGCCACAAAAGATTAA